A window from Salvia miltiorrhiza cultivar Shanhuang (shh) chromosome 2, IMPLAD_Smil_shh, whole genome shotgun sequence encodes these proteins:
- the LOC131008513 gene encoding CBL-interacting serine/threonine-protein kinase 5-like, whose product MEDHQTCGGRNIIFGKYEMGRLLGKGTFAKVYHGRDLKTSESVAIKVISKDQVKQEGLMEQITREISVMRLVRHPNVVEIKEVMATKQKIFFVMEYVKGGELFAKVARGKLKEDAARKYFQQLVSAIDFCHSRGVSHRDLKPENLLLDEDGNLKVSDFGLSALPEHHRNDGLLHTQCGTPAYVAPEVLRKKGYDGAMADIWSCGVILYVLLAGFLPFQDENVMKMYTKIFKAEFSIPPWISHEAKRLISRLLVANPEKRITIEAIMRVPWFRKGFTRPVAFSVKEPSNQEPIEEKELKRSKSSPPFYNAFEFISSMSSGFDLSNLFEKGRRSGSLFTSRCSAAVVVAKLESLANKLNFTLVLSKDYKVRMQGAAEGRKGRLSVTAEVFEVAPEVAVVEFSKSAGDTLEYRKFCEEDVRPALKDIVWSWQGETCSCQG is encoded by the coding sequence ATGGAAGACCACCAAACATGCGGCGGCCGCAACATCATCTTCGGCAAATACGAAATGGGGCGCCTCCTCGGCAAAGGCACGTTCGCGAAGGTGTACCACGGCCGCGACCTGAAGACATCGGAGAGCGTGGCCATCAAAGTGATTAGCAAGGATCAGGTGAAGCAGGAAGGGCTAATGGAGCAAATCACGCGCGAGATCTCGGTGATGCGGCTGGTCCGCCACCCCAACGTGGTGGAGATAAAGGAGGTGATGGCCACGAAGCAGAAGATCTTCTTCGTGATGGAGTACGTCAAAGGCGGCGAGCTCTTCGCCAAGGTGGCCAGGGGGAAGCTCAAGGAGGACGCCGCCAGAAAGTATTTCCAGCAGCTCGTCAGCGCCATCGATTTCTGCCACAGCCGCGGCGTCTCGCACCGCGACCTCAAGCCGGAGAACCTCCTCCTCGACGAGGACGGCAACCTCAAGGTTTCCGACTTCGGTCTCTCCGCCCTGCCGGAGCACCACCGAAACGACGGCCTCCTCCACACGCAGTGCGGCACGCCGGCCTACGTGGCGCCGGAGGTGCTGCGGAAGAAGGGTTACGACGGCGCCATGGCGGATATCTGGTCGTGCGGCGTCATCCTCTACGTGCTCCTCGCCGGATTCCTGCCGTTTCAGGATGAAAACGTGATGAAGATGTACACGAAGATTTTCAAGGCGGAGTTCTCGATTCCGCCGTGGATCTCGCACGAGGCGAAGCGGCTGATCTCGCGGCTGCTGGTGGCGAATCCGGAGAAGCGGATTACGATCGAGGCGATCATGAGAGTACCGTGGTTCCGTAAAGGATTCACGAGGCCGGTCGCGTTTTCGGTGAAGGAACCGTCTAATCAAGAGCCGATCGAGGAGAAAGAGCTGAAGAGATCTAAATCCTCGCCGCCGTTCTACAATGCGTTCGAGTTCATATCGTCGATGTCGTCGGGGTTCGACCTGTCGAATCTGTTCGAGAAAGGGAGGAGATCGGGATCGCTCTTCACGTCGCGGtgctcggcggcggtggtggtggcgaaGCTGGAGTCGCTGGCGAATAAGCTGAATTTCACGCTGGTATTGAGCAAGGACTACAAGGTGCGGATGCAGGGTGCGGCGGAGGGAAGGAAGGGGAGGCTGTCGGTGACGGCGGAGGTGTTCGAGGTGGCGCcggaggtggcggtggtggagTTCTCGAAGTCGGCCGGAGACACCTTGGAGTACCGGAAGTTCTGCGAGGAGGATGTGAGGCCGGCCTTGAAAGACATAGTTTGGAGTTGGCAAGGGGAGACCTGTTCTTGCCAGGGTTAG